The proteins below are encoded in one region of Populus alba chromosome 2, ASM523922v2, whole genome shotgun sequence:
- the LOC118042273 gene encoding T-complex protein 1 subunit alpha isoform X1 — MAIAAQTPDILGDRQSGQDVRTQNVVACQAVANIVKSSLGPVGLDKMLVDDIGDVTITNDGATILKMLEVEHPAAKVLVELAELQDREVGDGTTSVVIVASELLKRANDLVRNGIHPTSIISGYRLAMREACKYVEEKLAVKVEKLGKVSLVNCAKTSMSSKLIGSDSDFFANMVVDAVQAVKMTNVRGEVRYPIKVINILKAHGKSAKDSYLLNGYALNTGRAAQGMPMKVAAARIACLDFNLQKTKMQLGVQVLVTDPRELEKVRQREADMTKERIGKLLKAGANVVLTTKGIDDMALKYFVEAGAIAVRRVRKEDMRHVAKATGATLVSTFADMEGEETFESSLLGYADEVAEERIADDDVIMIKGTKTTSAVSLILRGANDYMLDEMERALHDALSIVKRTLESNMVVAGGGAVESALSVYLECLATTLGSREQLAIAEFAESLLIIPKVLAVNAAKDATELVAKLRAYHHTAQTKANKKQFSSMGLDLSKGTVRNNLEAGVIEPAMSKVKIIQFATEAAITILRIDDMIKLVKDESQNDEQ; from the exons ATGGCAATCGCCGCACAGACACCTGATATTCTCGGCGACAGACAGTCCGGCCAGGACGTTCGCACTCAAAATG TGGTGGCCTGTCAAGCAGTCGCCAATATCGTTAAATCCTCACTCGGTCCTGTTGGTCTCGACAAG ATGCTTGTAGATGATATCGGAGACGTAACAATCACTAATGATGGTGCTACTATTCTTAAGATGTTAGAAGTTGAGCACCCTGCTGCTAAG GTTCTAGTGGAGTTGGCTGAGCTGCAAGACCGAGAAGTTGGAGACGGGACAACTTCGGTTGTTATTGTAGCTTCAGAGTTGCTAAAG AGAGCAAATGATCTAGTGAGGAATGGGATTCACCCAACTTCAATAATCAGTGGATATAGA CTTGCTATGAGGGAAGCATGCAAATATGTTGAAGAAAAATTGGCTGTGAAG GTTGAAAAGCTCGGAAAAGTCTCTCTAGTAAACTGTGCCAAGACAAGTATGTCTTCAAAGTTGATAGGAAGTGACAGTGACTTTTTTGCAAATATG gttgtcGACGCTGTACAAGCAGTGAAGATGACCAATGTAAGAGGGGAAGTCAGATACCCCATCAAG GTGATCAATATTTTGAAAGCTCATGGAAAGAGCGCAAAAGATAGCTACCTTTTGAATGGCTATGCACTAAATACTGGCCGTGCTGCTCAAGGAATGCCTATGAAAGTTGCAGCTGCAAGGATTGCATGCCTTGACTTCAATCTTCAGAAGACAAAGATGCAGTTGGGTGTACAAGTCTTAGTCACTGATCCCAGGGAGCTTGAGAAAGTTCGTCAAAG AGAAGCTGATATGACAAAGGAGCGCATTGGGAAACTCTTGAAAGCTGGAGCCAATGTTGTTTTAACAACAAAAGGAATTGATGACATGGCTCTTAAG TACTTTGTCGAGGCTGGGGCTATTGCTGTGAGACGTGTTCGGAAGGAGGATATGCGTCATGTTGCCAAGGCGACTGGTGCAACCTTG GTTTCAACATTTGCTGATATGGAAGGGGAGGAAACATTTGAGTCATCGCTTCTGGGGTATGCTGATGAAGTTGCAGAGGAGCGAATTGCTGATGATGATGTAATTATGATTAAGGGTACAAAAACTACAAGCGCG GTCTCCTTGATTCTCCGGGGTGCAAATGATTATATGCTTGATGAGATGGAGAGGGCGTTGCATGATGCCTTATCTATTGTTAAGAGGACCCTTGAATCTAATATG GTAGTAGCAGGAGGAGGGGCAGTCGAGTCTGCACTATCTGTGTATTTGGAGTGCCTTGCTACAACTCTGGGATCACGGGAACAGTTGGCAATTGCAGAGTTTGCTGAATCTTTACTAATTATACCAAAG GTGCTTGCTGTCAATGCTGCCAAGGACGCCACTGAGTTAGTTGCAAAACTACGGGCTTACCACCACACGGCACAGACAAAGGCCAATAAGAAGCAGTTTTCAAG TATGGGACTAGATCTTTCAAAGGGGACTGTACGCAACAACTTAGAAGCTGGAGTCATCGAGCCAGCCATGAGCAAAGTGAAGATAATTCAG TTTGCCACTGAAGCAGCCATAACTATCCTTCGAATTGATGACATGATCAAGCTTGTCAAAGATGAGAGTCAGAATGATGAGCAATAG
- the LOC118042273 gene encoding T-complex protein 1 subunit alpha isoform X2, which translates to MAIAAQTPDILGDRQSGQDVRTQNVVACQAVANIVKSSLGPVGLDKMLVDDIGDVTITNDGATILKMLEVEHPAAKVLVELAELQDREVGDGTTSVVIVASELLKRANDLVRNGIHPTSIISGYRLAMREACKYVEEKLAVKVEKLGKVSLVNCAKTSMSSKLIGSDSDFFANMVVDAVQAVKMTNVRGEVRYPIKVINILKAHGKSAKDSYLLNGYALNTGRAAQGMPMKVAAARIACLDFNLQKTKMQLGVQVLVTDPRELEKVRQREADMTKERIGKLLKAGANVVLTTKGIDDMALKYFVEAGAIAVRRVRKEDMRHVAKATGATLVSTFADMEGEETFESSLLGYADEVAEERIADDDVIMIKGTKTTSAVSLILRGANDYMLDEMERALHDALSIVKRTLESNMVVAGGGAVESALSVYLECLATTLGSREQLAIAEFAESLLIIPK; encoded by the exons ATGGCAATCGCCGCACAGACACCTGATATTCTCGGCGACAGACAGTCCGGCCAGGACGTTCGCACTCAAAATG TGGTGGCCTGTCAAGCAGTCGCCAATATCGTTAAATCCTCACTCGGTCCTGTTGGTCTCGACAAG ATGCTTGTAGATGATATCGGAGACGTAACAATCACTAATGATGGTGCTACTATTCTTAAGATGTTAGAAGTTGAGCACCCTGCTGCTAAG GTTCTAGTGGAGTTGGCTGAGCTGCAAGACCGAGAAGTTGGAGACGGGACAACTTCGGTTGTTATTGTAGCTTCAGAGTTGCTAAAG AGAGCAAATGATCTAGTGAGGAATGGGATTCACCCAACTTCAATAATCAGTGGATATAGA CTTGCTATGAGGGAAGCATGCAAATATGTTGAAGAAAAATTGGCTGTGAAG GTTGAAAAGCTCGGAAAAGTCTCTCTAGTAAACTGTGCCAAGACAAGTATGTCTTCAAAGTTGATAGGAAGTGACAGTGACTTTTTTGCAAATATG gttgtcGACGCTGTACAAGCAGTGAAGATGACCAATGTAAGAGGGGAAGTCAGATACCCCATCAAG GTGATCAATATTTTGAAAGCTCATGGAAAGAGCGCAAAAGATAGCTACCTTTTGAATGGCTATGCACTAAATACTGGCCGTGCTGCTCAAGGAATGCCTATGAAAGTTGCAGCTGCAAGGATTGCATGCCTTGACTTCAATCTTCAGAAGACAAAGATGCAGTTGGGTGTACAAGTCTTAGTCACTGATCCCAGGGAGCTTGAGAAAGTTCGTCAAAG AGAAGCTGATATGACAAAGGAGCGCATTGGGAAACTCTTGAAAGCTGGAGCCAATGTTGTTTTAACAACAAAAGGAATTGATGACATGGCTCTTAAG TACTTTGTCGAGGCTGGGGCTATTGCTGTGAGACGTGTTCGGAAGGAGGATATGCGTCATGTTGCCAAGGCGACTGGTGCAACCTTG GTTTCAACATTTGCTGATATGGAAGGGGAGGAAACATTTGAGTCATCGCTTCTGGGGTATGCTGATGAAGTTGCAGAGGAGCGAATTGCTGATGATGATGTAATTATGATTAAGGGTACAAAAACTACAAGCGCG GTCTCCTTGATTCTCCGGGGTGCAAATGATTATATGCTTGATGAGATGGAGAGGGCGTTGCATGATGCCTTATCTATTGTTAAGAGGACCCTTGAATCTAATATG GTAGTAGCAGGAGGAGGGGCAGTCGAGTCTGCACTATCTGTGTATTTGGAGTGCCTTGCTACAACTCTGGGATCACGGGAACAGTTGGCAATTGCAGAGTTTGCTGAATCTTTACTAATTATACCAAAG TAG